A single region of the Chryseobacterium sp. 6424 genome encodes:
- a CDS encoding YifB family Mg chelatase-like AAA ATPase, which produces MLVKVYGSAIFGVSAQTITIEVNVDDHGIGYHLVGLPDNAIKESSYRISAALKNVGYKIPGKKITINMAPADLRKEGSAYDLSIALGILAASGQILAEDIGSYLIMGELSLDGSLLPIKGVLPIAIKAREEGFKGIILPKQNIREAAVVDQLEVYGIVNIKEVIDYFNQGVPLERTIIDTRKEFQEKINFFPTDFSEVKGQETAKRAMEVAAAGGHNIILIGPPGSGKTMLAKRVPSILPPLTLREALETTKIHSVAGKIGAETSLMTVRPFRSPHHTISDVALVGGGSYPQPGEISLAHNGVLFLDEMPEFKRTVLEVMRQPLEDREVTISRAKFTVNYPASFMLVASMNPSPSGYFPDDPNNTSSQFEMQRYMNKLSGPLLDRIDIHIEVQKVEFEQLSDRRKGEKSEEIRKRVLNARAIQTERYRDADIHYNAQMGPKELEKHCELDETSQKLIKTAMEKLNLSARAYDRILKVARTIADLEACEAISPSHIAEAIQYRSLDREFWNV; this is translated from the coding sequence ATGTTAGTGAAAGTCTATGGCAGCGCGATCTTTGGCGTTTCCGCACAAACCATTACCATTGAAGTTAACGTAGATGATCATGGGATTGGCTATCATTTGGTTGGTCTGCCCGATAATGCCATTAAAGAAAGCAGCTACCGCATCTCAGCCGCGCTGAAAAATGTCGGCTACAAGATCCCTGGCAAGAAAATCACCATCAATATGGCCCCCGCTGACTTGCGCAAAGAAGGTTCGGCCTATGATTTAAGCATTGCACTGGGTATTTTGGCAGCTTCGGGACAAATCTTGGCAGAAGATATCGGCAGTTATCTCATTATGGGAGAACTATCACTTGATGGGAGCTTATTACCTATAAAAGGGGTGCTGCCGATTGCCATCAAAGCGCGTGAGGAAGGCTTTAAAGGCATTATTCTGCCAAAACAGAATATCCGGGAAGCCGCCGTTGTAGACCAACTGGAAGTATATGGCATTGTGAATATCAAGGAAGTTATTGATTACTTTAATCAAGGTGTTCCGCTGGAACGTACGATCATCGATACGAGAAAGGAGTTCCAAGAAAAAATCAATTTCTTTCCTACCGATTTTTCGGAAGTCAAAGGGCAGGAAACCGCCAAGCGGGCGATGGAAGTGGCTGCGGCAGGCGGCCACAACATCATTTTAATCGGTCCGCCCGGCAGTGGGAAAACGATGCTGGCAAAGCGTGTACCGAGTATTTTGCCACCGCTTACCTTGCGAGAGGCGTTAGAAACTACTAAAATCCACTCGGTGGCGGGGAAGATTGGTGCTGAAACTTCGCTGATGACGGTAAGGCCATTTAGGAGTCCGCACCATACCATTTCGGATGTAGCACTGGTTGGCGGCGGAAGTTATCCACAGCCAGGAGAAATTTCCTTAGCCCATAATGGTGTCTTATTTCTTGATGAAATGCCCGAATTTAAACGAACTGTTCTGGAAGTGATGCGGCAACCGCTTGAAGACCGTGAGGTTACGATTTCCCGCGCAAAATTTACGGTAAACTATCCAGCAAGTTTCATGCTGGTGGCAAGTATGAACCCAAGCCCGAGCGGGTATTTTCCGGATGATCCGAATAACACTTCGTCTCAGTTTGAAATGCAGCGCTATATGAATAAACTTTCGGGGCCACTGCTCGACCGTATCGATATTCATATTGAAGTACAGAAAGTGGAGTTCGAACAGCTTTCAGACCGAAGAAAAGGCGAGAAAAGTGAGGAAATCCGCAAAAGAGTCCTGAATGCCCGGGCAATACAGACCGAAAGATACCGCGATGCAGACATACATTACAACGCGCAGATGGGTCCCAAAGAACTCGAAAAGCATTGTGAATTGGATGAGACTTCACAAAAACTGATAAAGACCGCAATGGAAAAACTGAATCTTTCTGCCAGAGCCTACGACCGCATCTTGAAAGTCGCTCGTACAATCGCAGACCTGGAGGCATGTGAAGCCATCAGTCCCTCACATATTGCGGAAGCTATACAATACCGCAGCCTGGATCGTGAGTTCTGGAATGTTTAA
- a CDS encoding DUF3078 domain-containing protein, with protein MKQLVTLFSFCIFGIASAQEHRSVLKEIDSISQRRWDSVALDLDSLANPKLINLDVHFKDTIVIRDQVVISNITTEIPVTPYNFLKLKQPRHWFYFGQNNLVFNQSSFSNWNSGGNNNIGVIGKVNYNISYKNHRHFLENHIQLGYGFVASEGESSRKTEDYINFMTNYGYDIGRNYYLSTGFQFLSQFSPGYNYSVTPDPTFADRISRFMAPGYLNAGLGISYNPNENFQVIFRPVNGKFTIVTDPYLQKAGRYGLERDGQSIRSELGALLNVLYRLKIYKDINLVNQVNFFSNYIDHPERVDIAYNGTLNFRFNRYISTVVTLDLLYDHDQIRKLQLKQTLGIGFSYNLGYENKERNRKIIKPFVTS; from the coding sequence ATGAAACAGCTTGTCACCCTATTTTCGTTCTGTATTTTCGGTATTGCCAGCGCCCAAGAGCATCGTTCGGTCTTAAAGGAGATAGATTCTATTTCGCAACGCCGCTGGGATTCGGTCGCGTTGGATCTGGACAGTTTGGCCAATCCCAAACTCATTAATCTTGATGTGCATTTTAAAGATACCATTGTAATACGCGATCAAGTGGTGATCTCCAACATCACTACAGAAATCCCTGTGACGCCCTACAATTTCCTTAAATTGAAACAGCCGCGCCACTGGTTTTATTTCGGGCAGAACAATTTGGTCTTCAACCAGTCTTCATTTTCTAACTGGAATTCCGGAGGGAATAATAACATCGGCGTCATCGGAAAAGTTAATTACAACATCAGCTATAAAAATCACCGGCATTTCCTTGAAAACCACATCCAACTGGGTTATGGTTTTGTAGCTTCTGAAGGAGAATCCTCGAGAAAGACAGAAGATTACATTAACTTCATGACGAATTACGGATATGATATTGGCAGAAACTATTATTTATCTACGGGTTTTCAGTTTTTGTCGCAGTTTTCACCAGGCTATAATTACAGCGTAACGCCAGATCCCACATTTGCGGACCGCATATCAAGATTTATGGCACCGGGCTACCTGAACGCAGGTTTGGGTATCTCCTATAATCCTAATGAAAATTTCCAGGTGATTTTCCGCCCAGTTAATGGCAAATTCACCATCGTCACAGATCCCTATCTGCAGAAAGCCGGGCGTTATGGTCTGGAGCGTGACGGGCAAAGCATAAGATCCGAACTGGGTGCACTGTTGAATGTACTTTACCGTTTGAAGATTTACAAAGACATCAATCTTGTTAATCAGGTCAATTTCTTCAGCAATTATATCGACCATCCAGAACGTGTGGATATTGCCTATAACGGAACGCTGAATTTCCGCTTCAACCGCTATATCTCTACAGTTGTAACACTCGATTTGCTTTACGACCATGACCAGATCCGGAAACTGCAATTAAAACAGACCCTTGGGATTGGTTTCTCTTATAACCTGGGTTATGAAAACAAGGAGCGTAATAGAAAGATTATCAAGCCATTTGTCACTAGTTAA
- a CDS encoding rhomboid family intramembrane serine protease, which translates to MFKESLSYHAVLYAALMLAVMWLGFVLQSLGFISGCSGAIIPLHPDGLKGILFSPFLHGNVEHIFGNSVPVFVLVFLLFQFYPFIARKVFFLGWFSSLFLVWLLPPINIFTGNYDFVCIIGASGIVYVLAFFIFFSGLFRWNMKLFSVSMVVALYYGSLVWGILPEEFFSQLEEPSRISWQSHLSGAVVGVILAYVFRKSGDRNKRFIWQYPNYYSEKDDKLWQDYKEKYPDDFSELPYRKKDDAWDRLDEIRRK; encoded by the coding sequence ATGTTTAAAGAATCTCTCAGTTACCATGCTGTCTTATACGCCGCGCTGATGCTGGCTGTCATGTGGCTGGGTTTCGTGCTACAGTCGCTGGGCTTCATCAGTGGCTGTTCGGGCGCCATTATCCCACTGCACCCCGATGGGCTGAAGGGGATTCTCTTCTCACCGTTTCTTCATGGTAATGTAGAGCATATTTTTGGTAATTCTGTGCCGGTTTTCGTACTTGTTTTTCTGTTATTTCAGTTTTATCCTTTTATCGCACGTAAAGTTTTTTTTCTGGGGTGGTTCTCATCATTGTTTTTAGTATGGCTTTTACCACCGATTAATATTTTTACAGGGAACTACGATTTTGTGTGTATCATTGGGGCAAGCGGTATTGTATATGTGCTGGCATTTTTTATTTTCTTCAGTGGTTTATTCCGTTGGAATATGAAGTTGTTTTCCGTATCAATGGTGGTCGCACTGTATTATGGCAGTTTGGTCTGGGGCATCCTCCCGGAGGAATTTTTCTCTCAGCTGGAAGAGCCGAGCCGCATTTCTTGGCAGTCGCACTTGTCGGGCGCGGTCGTAGGCGTAATACTGGCCTATGTTTTCCGTAAAAGTGGTGATAGGAACAAGCGTTTTATTTGGCAATATCCCAATTATTACAGCGAAAAAGATGACAAACTGTGGCAGGATTACAAAGAAAAATATCCAGATGACTTCTCGGAACTGCCTTACCGGAAAAAAGATGATGCCTGGGACAGGCTTGATGAAATTCGGCGGAAATAA
- the dprA gene encoding DNA-processing protein DprA: protein MFSEETLYSIALRRCPLIGDIVFRKLVREAGSAKEVWELSKTGLKNIHGIGQRISHEIGHDDHLKFAEKELAFCEKNQIKILLRHQNELPTLLAECDDAPAILYQKGDFNPQLTPISIVGTRNMTAYGKAFIHRFLEELPSQPVVTVSGLALGADTEVHHISLEQNIPTAAVLAHGFHMLYPAKNRRLSEKILAENGALFTEFNSSQKPDRENFIQRNRIIAGLSPATIVVETAFGGGSISTATFAHQYNRDVFALPGRITDKYSQGCNQLIQCNKAAVISTVSALKEQLGLNNKETVAELFPTSEIRKQLNDNQIAIMNVLDKNVAYTLDEISDRMGVASYKILPDLLELEISGYIKALSGRQYLAL, encoded by the coding sequence ATGTTCTCTGAAGAAACCCTCTATTCCATAGCCCTGCGACGCTGCCCGCTTATTGGTGATATCGTGTTCCGGAAATTGGTAAGAGAGGCGGGCTCGGCAAAAGAAGTCTGGGAACTTTCAAAAACCGGGCTGAAAAACATCCACGGTATTGGGCAGAGAATTTCACACGAAATTGGTCATGATGACCACCTGAAATTCGCGGAAAAAGAACTGGCTTTCTGTGAAAAAAATCAGATTAAAATCCTGCTCCGTCACCAGAATGAACTGCCCACATTGCTTGCGGAGTGCGACGATGCCCCTGCAATCCTTTATCAGAAAGGTGATTTCAACCCACAGCTAACACCCATCAGCATTGTTGGTACCAGAAACATGACGGCTTATGGGAAAGCATTTATCCACCGTTTTCTAGAAGAATTACCCTCACAGCCCGTTGTTACAGTAAGTGGACTGGCCTTAGGCGCAGATACAGAAGTGCATCACATCTCTCTTGAACAGAACATCCCTACCGCGGCTGTGCTGGCGCATGGCTTTCATATGTTGTATCCGGCAAAGAACCGTCGGCTGTCCGAAAAAATCTTGGCTGAAAACGGTGCGTTGTTTACCGAATTCAATTCTTCACAAAAACCCGACCGTGAAAATTTCATCCAGCGAAACAGGATCATTGCCGGTCTTTCGCCTGCGACAATTGTGGTAGAAACTGCTTTCGGTGGCGGCTCTATCAGTACCGCCACTTTCGCCCACCAGTATAACCGCGATGTCTTTGCCCTGCCGGGAAGGATCACTGATAAATACAGTCAGGGTTGCAACCAGCTCATACAGTGCAATAAAGCGGCGGTTATATCTACCGTCTCCGCTTTGAAGGAACAATTGGGTTTGAATAATAAAGAAACGGTAGCTGAGTTATTCCCAACATCTGAAATCAGGAAGCAATTGAATGATAACCAAATAGCTATCATGAATGTGTTGGATAAAAATGTGGCCTATACGCTGGATGAGATTTCGGACCGTATGGGAGTCGCGTCTTACAAAATACTGCCCGATTTGCTGGAACTTGAGATTTCCGGTTACATCAAAGCACTTTCGGGAAGGCAATATCTGGCACTTTAA
- the gdhA gene encoding NADP-specific glutamate dehydrogenase, whose translation MEHYNAEQKIQDFIAEIEARNPNEPEFLQAVKEVAVTVIPFIATKKQYDGMKLLERMAEPERTVIFRVPWVDDKGEIQVNRGFRIQMNSAIGPYKGGIRFHPTVNLSVLKFLAFEQTFKNSLTTLPMGGGKGGADFDPQGKSDMEIMRFCQAYMTELCKHIGPETDVPAGDIGVGAREIGYLFGQYKKIRNEFTGVLTGKGLAYGGSLIRPEATGYGVVYFAEQMLKTIGQDFKGKTVAVSGFGNVAWGVVKKATELGATVVTISGPDGYIYDKDGISGEKIDFLLELRASGNNRAEDYVKKFPSAEFHADKRPWEVTCDVAIPAATQNELFLEDAQKLVNNGVICVTEAANMPSTLEAINHFLDNKVLFSPGKASNAGGVATSGLEMTQNSIRLNWSSEEVDARLKEIMIGIHKACRDYGTEEDGYVNYVKGANIAGFVKVAEAMLAQGVV comes from the coding sequence ATGGAACACTACAATGCAGAACAAAAAATTCAGGATTTTATCGCCGAGATAGAAGCCAGAAACCCTAACGAACCGGAATTTCTTCAGGCAGTGAAAGAAGTTGCAGTTACTGTAATTCCTTTTATCGCCACTAAAAAACAATATGACGGGATGAAACTCCTAGAGCGTATGGCTGAGCCAGAGCGTACCGTTATTTTCCGCGTGCCTTGGGTAGACGATAAAGGTGAGATTCAGGTAAACCGCGGTTTCAGGATTCAGATGAACTCTGCGATCGGGCCTTACAAAGGCGGTATCCGTTTCCATCCTACCGTTAATTTATCTGTACTGAAGTTTCTTGCATTCGAGCAAACATTTAAAAACTCGCTTACCACATTGCCAATGGGTGGTGGGAAAGGTGGTGCCGACTTCGATCCACAAGGGAAATCTGATATGGAGATCATGCGCTTCTGCCAGGCTTATATGACAGAGCTTTGCAAACATATCGGCCCAGAAACCGATGTGCCGGCTGGCGACATTGGTGTAGGCGCCCGCGAGATCGGATATCTTTTCGGACAGTACAAGAAAATACGAAACGAGTTTACCGGCGTACTTACCGGTAAAGGACTAGCATATGGTGGTTCCCTTATCCGTCCGGAAGCTACAGGATATGGCGTAGTATATTTCGCTGAGCAGATGCTGAAGACGATCGGGCAGGATTTTAAAGGAAAGACAGTCGCCGTATCCGGCTTCGGAAACGTGGCGTGGGGTGTAGTGAAGAAAGCTACCGAACTTGGTGCTACTGTAGTTACCATTTCAGGGCCAGATGGTTATATTTATGATAAAGACGGCATCAGTGGTGAAAAAATAGACTTCCTGCTTGAGCTGCGTGCTTCCGGAAATAACAGAGCGGAGGATTATGTTAAAAAATTCCCTTCTGCTGAGTTTCATGCAGACAAGCGCCCATGGGAAGTAACATGTGATGTTGCGATTCCAGCAGCTACACAAAACGAACTTTTCCTTGAAGATGCGCAAAAGCTGGTAAATAACGGTGTGATTTGTGTGACTGAAGCGGCCAATATGCCATCCACACTTGAAGCGATTAATCACTTCCTGGACAATAAAGTGCTTTTCTCTCCAGGAAAAGCCTCTAACGCCGGTGGTGTAGCCACTTCCGGTCTTGAGATGACTCAGAATTCAATCCGTCTCAACTGGTCGTCTGAGGAAGTTGATGCACGACTGAAAGAAATCATGATCGGAATCCACAAAGCCTGCCGTGATTACGGTACAGAGGAGGACGGATATGTAAACTACGTGAAAGGTGCCAACATCGCAGGTTTCGTAAAAGTTGCCGAAGCCATGCTCGCACAAGGTGTCGTATAA
- a CDS encoding YkgJ family cysteine cluster protein produces the protein MDLQFYKTQAGLKQKEHKKFLENLKKKPPKNLDYAVQEAHERVFDRVDCLQCANCCKTTGPLFTEKDIERISKTLRMKPADFEARYLRTDEDLDKVLQTLPCWFLNTDNTCSIYEVRPKACREFPHTDRKKIYQINHLTIKNILICPAAYEFVEQMQQQLHKK, from the coding sequence ATGGATTTGCAGTTTTACAAAACCCAGGCAGGTTTAAAACAGAAAGAACACAAAAAATTTCTCGAAAACCTGAAAAAGAAACCGCCTAAAAACCTCGATTATGCCGTGCAGGAAGCCCACGAGCGCGTTTTCGACCGTGTGGATTGTCTGCAATGCGCTAATTGCTGCAAAACCACCGGCCCATTGTTCACCGAAAAAGATATCGAGCGCATTTCAAAAACACTGCGTATGAAGCCAGCCGATTTCGAGGCAAGATATCTGCGTACAGATGAAGACCTTGATAAGGTATTGCAAACCCTGCCCTGCTGGTTTTTAAATACGGATAACACCTGCTCCATCTACGAAGTGCGGCCCAAAGCCTGTCGCGAATTTCCGCACACCGACCGCAAGAAAATCTATCAAATCAACCACCTGACTATTAAGAACATCCTCATCTGTCCGGCAGCCTACGAATTTGTAGAACAGATGCAGCAACAGCTTCATAAAAAATAA
- a CDS encoding group III truncated hemoglobin: protein MKQLQTREDIELLVNRFYEKVAKDDTIGFFFTQIAEVKWEHHLPKMYAFWESLLFGQASYKGNPMAVHFPINELKAIEKHHFEHWLRLWTETVQENFCGEIAENAVYKATNIANLMAHKMAMARR, encoded by the coding sequence ATGAAACAACTGCAAACACGTGAGGATATAGAGTTGCTGGTCAACAGATTTTATGAAAAAGTGGCTAAAGATGACACCATCGGTTTCTTTTTCACCCAAATTGCTGAGGTAAAGTGGGAGCATCATCTGCCCAAGATGTATGCCTTCTGGGAGTCGCTGCTTTTCGGGCAAGCGTCATATAAGGGAAATCCTATGGCGGTACATTTCCCGATAAATGAATTAAAGGCAATTGAAAAACATCATTTCGAGCATTGGCTGCGCCTCTGGACTGAAACGGTGCAGGAAAACTTTTGCGGCGAGATAGCCGAAAATGCGGTGTACAAAGCCACAAATATTGCCAACCTGATGGCTCATAAAATGGCTATGGCGCGCCGGTAA
- a CDS encoding calcium:proton antiporter, translating into MKYRKLLQWHTVFPIIAAIFYLGGFLNNTIITNILGAILLFATVLSAVHHAEVVAHKVGEPYGTIILAICITILEVGLIISFMLSGSEGALTYARDTVFAAVMLILNGILGVCILVGSRKYSEQFLSRSSATTYLVSLVAILVLTLILPNYTSSVTGPFYNSPQLIFVSLACLVIYGAFLMFQTVRHRNYFIITEADETTHEADPPSNLQTVISLVLLVICLAAVIFIAKGLSPVIENLVESIGAPRALVGVIIATVVLLPEGLAAVRAAAKNQIQTSINLALGSALASVGLTIPAVALMCIIFDIPFVLGLDLKSTILLALSIFIVMLSLSRGKTNHLYGTVLLVNLAAYIFTVIFP; encoded by the coding sequence ATGAAATACAGAAAACTACTACAATGGCATACCGTCTTCCCCATCATCGCCGCTATATTCTACTTGGGCGGATTTTTAAATAACACCATTATTACCAATATACTCGGGGCTATTTTGTTGTTCGCAACAGTACTTTCTGCTGTTCATCATGCTGAAGTCGTGGCTCATAAAGTAGGCGAACCTTACGGTACCATCATTCTCGCAATTTGTATTACCATTTTAGAAGTCGGACTTATTATTTCCTTTATGCTTTCTGGCAGCGAAGGTGCGCTTACCTACGCGCGAGATACGGTTTTTGCGGCCGTGATGCTCATCCTAAACGGTATTTTAGGAGTTTGTATTCTTGTAGGAAGCCGTAAATATAGCGAGCAGTTCCTTAGTAGAAGTTCTGCTACCACTTATTTGGTAAGTTTAGTAGCCATTCTGGTCTTAACATTAATATTACCAAATTACACATCCAGTGTTACGGGGCCATTCTATAACAGTCCACAGCTTATATTTGTTTCCTTAGCTTGTCTGGTAATTTATGGTGCGTTCCTGATGTTTCAAACAGTTCGGCACCGAAACTACTTCATCATAACAGAGGCAGACGAGACTACCCATGAAGCCGATCCGCCAAGCAATCTTCAGACAGTTATAAGCCTGGTCTTATTAGTGATTTGTTTGGCCGCAGTAATCTTCATTGCGAAAGGACTTTCACCAGTAATTGAAAATCTTGTTGAAAGTATTGGAGCTCCCCGTGCATTAGTTGGGGTAATTATTGCGACGGTCGTTTTGTTACCCGAGGGTCTTGCGGCGGTTCGCGCGGCAGCAAAAAACCAAATTCAGACCTCTATAAATCTTGCCTTGGGCTCTGCCTTGGCAAGTGTGGGCCTCACCATTCCAGCAGTTGCTTTAATGTGTATTATTTTCGACATTCCGTTTGTATTGGGACTTGATCTAAAATCTACCATTCTGCTGGCTTTATCCATATTCATCGTCATGCTTTCATTAAGTCGGGGCAAGACCAACCACCTTTACGGGACTGTACTTTTAGTGAATTTGGCAGCGTATATCTTTACAGTAATATTTCCGTAA
- a CDS encoding DUF6122 family protein produces the protein MEQLFYLRESVHYFLHFIFPYFIASIFFRENWRRAYLLMLGTMLVDADHLLANPIFDPNRGSVGFHVLHTYPMVLLYFLGTLFLKGKYRIVSLGLFLHMLTDFQNYYLWK, from the coding sequence ATGGAACAGCTGTTCTATCTCCGAGAATCGGTTCATTATTTCCTACATTTTATTTTCCCTTATTTCATCGCCAGCATCTTTTTCAGGGAAAACTGGCGGCGCGCATATCTGCTGATGTTGGGCACCATGTTGGTAGATGCAGATCATTTATTGGCCAATCCTATCTTTGATCCTAACCGCGGCAGTGTTGGTTTTCATGTATTACATACGTATCCGATGGTTTTATTATATTTTCTTGGTACACTATTTCTTAAAGGTAAATACAGAATTGTATCACTCGGATTATTTCTTCACATGCTAACTGATTTTCAGAATTATTATCTTTGGAAGTGA
- a CDS encoding DNA alkylation repair protein, with product MSTVHEIKTALGALAEPEKAAYLPRFFKCGPGQYAEGDQFIGVTVPHQRKVVKQFSDKITLPELGLLLSSEIHEHRLTALLILVEKFEKTIDLQNQEEIIQFYLTHKKFINNWDLVDNSCYKILGRYCYENHEDDILRKLAHEDHLWSKRIAVVSTMYHIKKNSFPLVKELVTNNLQHPHDLMHKANGWLLREMGKKNQHELIDFLKEHYQHMPRTTLRYAIERFDDELRQKFLKGNF from the coding sequence ATGAGTACTGTGCATGAGATAAAAACTGCGTTGGGTGCTTTAGCCGAACCTGAAAAAGCCGCTTATCTCCCACGATTCTTTAAATGTGGTCCCGGCCAATATGCGGAAGGCGACCAGTTTATTGGGGTAACGGTACCCCATCAGCGAAAAGTTGTAAAACAGTTTTCTGATAAAATCACTTTGCCAGAACTGGGGCTTCTTTTATCTTCAGAAATACATGAACACCGGCTTACTGCTTTACTGATACTGGTGGAAAAGTTTGAAAAAACAATTGATCTGCAGAATCAGGAAGAAATTATACAGTTTTATCTTACGCACAAAAAATTCATTAATAATTGGGATTTGGTAGATAACTCCTGCTATAAGATTTTGGGTAGATATTGCTATGAAAACCATGAAGATGATATTCTAAGGAAGTTGGCTCATGAAGACCATCTTTGGAGTAAAAGAATAGCGGTAGTCTCTACAATGTATCATATCAAAAAGAATTCTTTTCCATTAGTTAAAGAGCTAGTTACTAATAATTTACAGCACCCACACGACCTGATGCATAAAGCAAACGGATGGCTGTTGCGCGAAATGGGCAAAAAAAACCAGCACGAACTTATTGATTTCCTGAAAGAACATTATCAACACATGCCACGCACCACGCTTCGGTATGCGATTGAAAGATTTGATGATGAACTGAGGCAAAAATTTTTAAAAGGAAATTTTTAA
- the hflX gene encoding GTPase HflX — MLENKEHLYEDAVLVGVVTQNQDEDKLTEYLDELEFLALTAGATVVKRFTQKLTQPDPKTFIGSGKAQEVRDFVKENNIGTVIFDDELSPSQLKNLEREIEVKILDRTNLILDIFAQRAQTSYARTQVELAQYQYLLPRLTRMWTHLERQKGGIGMRGPGETEIETDRRIIRDRISLLKEKLKTIDRQMATQRNNRGKVVRAALVGYTNVGKSTLMNAISKSEVFAENKLFATLDTTVRKVVIGNLPFLLTDTVGFIRKLPTQLVESFKSTLDEVREADLLIHVVDISHESFEDHIESVNQILMEINAHQKPMIMIFNKIDGFTYVKKAEDDLTPETRENISLDEWKKTWMSKSKYPTVFISALKKENFEEMKKLIYDEVLKIHISRFPYNDFLFEYYDNDPE; from the coding sequence ATGCTCGAAAACAAAGAACATTTATATGAAGACGCCGTATTAGTCGGTGTCGTTACCCAAAATCAGGACGAAGACAAACTCACCGAGTACCTTGACGAACTTGAGTTTCTGGCGCTCACGGCCGGCGCAACTGTAGTGAAACGTTTCACCCAAAAACTCACCCAACCCGATCCCAAAACATTTATCGGAAGCGGAAAAGCCCAGGAAGTACGCGATTTCGTAAAGGAAAACAATATCGGTACAGTGATTTTCGATGATGAACTTTCGCCTTCCCAATTAAAAAATCTTGAACGTGAGATAGAGGTTAAAATCCTCGACCGCACCAACCTGATTCTGGATATCTTTGCTCAACGTGCACAAACATCATACGCCAGAACACAGGTGGAACTTGCACAATACCAGTATTTACTCCCAAGGCTTACCCGAATGTGGACCCACCTCGAACGGCAAAAAGGGGGTATCGGTATGCGCGGACCCGGTGAAACAGAAATCGAAACCGACCGCCGAATCATCCGTGACAGAATTTCCCTGCTAAAAGAGAAACTGAAGACCATCGACCGCCAAATGGCTACCCAACGCAATAACCGCGGCAAAGTAGTTCGTGCGGCGCTGGTTGGCTATACCAACGTGGGTAAATCTACACTGATGAACGCCATCTCAAAATCTGAGGTATTCGCGGAGAACAAACTTTTCGCTACACTTGATACCACCGTTCGAAAAGTAGTCATCGGTAATTTGCCATTCTTGCTTACTGATACCGTGGGTTTTATCCGAAAATTGCCGACACAGTTGGTAGAAAGTTTTAAATCAACCCTCGATGAGGTACGCGAGGCAGATTTATTGATACATGTGGTGGATATTTCGCATGAAAGTTTTGAGGATCATATCGAGTCGGTTAACCAAATTCTGATGGAGATCAACGCACATCAGAAGCCCATGATCATGATATTCAATAAAATAGACGGGTTCACCTATGTGAAAAAGGCTGAGGATGACCTTACGCCAGAAACGCGTGAAAACATCTCTCTTGATGAATGGAAGAAGACATGGATGTCAAAATCTAAATATCCGACTGTATTTATTTCTGCGCTTAAAAAAGAAAATTTCGAGGAAATGAAGAAACTCATTTATGATGAAGTCCTCAAAATTCACATCTCCAGATTTCCTTATAACGATTTTCTGTTCGAATATTACGATAATGACCCTGAGTAA
- a CDS encoding SemiSWEET family transporter, translating into MDINPEIIGFIAGGLSSSLFIPQIIKILKEKSAVEISLVTCIIGVVSSGLWLWYGIIQEHISMMVTNSIAVIATTILIICKLIYNGEKT; encoded by the coding sequence ATGGACATCAATCCCGAAATTATAGGTTTTATCGCCGGTGGGCTTTCCTCTTCACTCTTCATCCCACAGATTATCAAGATATTAAAAGAGAAATCTGCTGTGGAGATCTCATTGGTAACATGCATCATCGGCGTGGTAAGCTCTGGCTTATGGCTTTGGTACGGGATCATACAAGAGCACATTTCTATGATGGTCACCAACAGCATCGCAGTGATCGCGACGACTATTCTTATCATCTGTAAACTCATTTATAACGGAGAAAAAACCTAA